Proteins from a single region of Nomascus leucogenys isolate Asia chromosome 2, Asia_NLE_v1, whole genome shotgun sequence:
- the GFPT2 gene encoding glutamine--fructose-6-phosphate aminotransferase [isomerizing] 2, producing the protein MCGIFAYMNYRVPRTRKEIFETLIKGLQRLEYRGYDSAGVAIDGNNHEVKERHIQLVKKRGKVKALDEELYKQDSMDLKVEFETHFGIAHTRWATHGVPSAVNSHPQRSDKGNEFVVIHNGIITNYKDLRKFLESKGYEFESETDTETIAKLIKYVFDNRETEDITFSTLVERVIQQLEGAFALVFKSIHYPGEAVATRRGSPLLIGVRSKYKLSTEQIPILYRTCTLENVKNICKTRMKRLDSSACLHAVGDKAVEFFFASDASAIIEHTNRVIFLEDDDIAAVADGKLSIHRVKRSASDDPSRAIQTLQMELQQIMKGNFSAFMQKEIFEQPESVFNTMRGRVNFETNTVLLGGLKDHLKEIRRCRRLIVIGCGTSYHAAVATRQVLEELTELPVMVELASDFLDRNTPVFRDDVCFFISQSGETADTLLALRYCKDRGALTVGVTNTVGSSISRETDCGVHINAGPEIGVASTKAYTSQFISLVMFGLMMSEDRISLQNRRQEIIRGLRSLPELIKEVLSLDEKIHDLALELYTQRSLLVMGRGYNYATCLEGALKIKEITYMHSEGILAGELKHGPLALIDKQMPVIMVIMKDPCFAKCQNALQQVTARQGRPIILCSKDDTESSKFAYKTIELPHTVDCLQGILSVIPLQLLSFHLAVLRGYDVDFPRNLAKSVTVE; encoded by the exons GAATCTTTGCCTACATGAACTACAGAGTCCCCCGGACAAGGAAGGAGATCTTTGAAACCCTCATCAAGGGCCTGCAgcggctggagtacagaggctaCGACTCGGCAG GTGTGGCGATCGATGGGAATAATCACGAAGTCAAAGAAAGACACATTCAGCTGGTCAAGAAAAGGGGGAAAGTCAAGGCTCTTGATGAAGAACTTTACA AACAAGACAGCATGGACTTAAAAGTGGAGTTTGAGACACACTTCGGCATTGCCCACACGCGCTGGGCCACCCACGGGGTCCCCAGTGCCGTCAACAGCCACCCCCAGCGCTCGGACAAAGGCAACG aatttgtTGTCATCCACAATGGGATCATCACAAATTACAAAGATCTGAGGAAATTTCTG GAAAGCAAAGGCTACGAGTTTGAGTCAGAAACAGATACAGAGACCATTGCCAAGCTGATTAAATATGTGTTCGACAACAGAGAAACTGAGGACATTACGTTTTCAACATTGGTTGAGAGAGTCATTCAGCAGTTG GAAGGTGCATTCGCGCTGGTTTTCAAGAGCATCCATTACCCAGGAGAAGCTGTTGCCACAAG GAGAGGCAGCCCCCTGCTCATCGGAGTCCGGAGCAAATACAAGCTCTCCACAGAGCAGATCCCCATCTTATACAGGACGT GCACTCTGGAGAATGTGAAGAATATCTGTAAGACACGGATGAAGAGGCTGGACAGCTCCGCCTGCCTGCATGCTGTGGGCGACAAGGCTGTGGAATTCTTCTTTGCTTCTGATGCAAG CGCTATCATAGAGCACACCAACCGGGTCATCTTCCTGGAGGACGATGACATCGCCGCAGTGGCTGATGGGAAACTCTCCATTCACCGGGTCAAGCGCTCGGCTAGTGATGACCCATCTCGAGCCATCCAGACCTTGCAGATGGAACTGCAGCAAATCATGAAAG GTAACTTCAGCGCATTTATGCAGAAGGAGATCTTCGAACAGCCAGAATCAGTTTTCAATACTATGAGAGGTCGGGTGAATTTTGAGACCAACACAG TGCTCCTGGGTGGCTTGAAGGACCACTTGAAGGAGATTCGACGATGCCGACGGCTCATTGTGATTGGCTGTGGAACCAGCTACCACGCTGCCGTGGCT ACGCGGCAAGTTTTGGAGGAACTGACTGAGCTTCCTGTGATGGTTGAACTCGCTAGTGATTTTCTGGACAGGAACACGCCTGTGTTCAGGGATGATGTTTGCTTTTTCATCAGCCAGTCAG GCGAGACCGCGGACACCCTCTTGGCGCTGCGCTACTGTAAGGACCGCGGCGCCCTGACCGTGGGCGTCACCAACACCGTGGGCAGCTCCATCTCGCGCGAGACCGACTGCGGCGTCCACATCAACGCAGGGCCGGAGATCGGCGTGGCCAGCACCAAG GCTTATACCAGTCAGTTCATCTCTCTGGTGATGTTTGGTTTGATGATGTCTGAAGATCGAATTTCACTACAAAACAGGAGGCAAGAGATCATCCGTGGCTTGAGATCTTTACCTG AGCTGATCAAGGAAGTGCTGTCGCTGGACGAGAAGATTCACGACTTAGCCCTGGAGCTCTACACGCAGAGGTCACTGCTGGTGATGGGGCGGGGCTACAACTACGCCACCTGCCTGGAAGGAGCCCTG AAAATTAAAGAGATAACCTACATGCACTCAGAAGGCATCCTGGCTGGGGAGCTGAAGCACGGGCCCCTGGCACTGATTGACAAGCAGATGCCCGTCATCATGGTCATCATGAAGGATCCTTGCTTCGCCAAATGCCAGAATGCCCTGCAGCAAGTCACAGCCCGCCAG GGTCGCCCCATTATACTGTGCTCCAAGGATGATACTGAAAGTTCCAAGTTTGCATATAAGACAATCGAGCTGCCCCACACCGTGGACTGCCTCCAGGGCATCCTGAGCGTGATTCCGCTGCAGCTGCTGTCCTTCCACCTGGCTGTTCTCCGAGGATATGAC gttGACTTCCCCAGAAATCTGGCCAAGTCTGTAACTGTGGAATGA